Proteins from one Hyperolius riggenbachi isolate aHypRig1 chromosome 4, aHypRig1.pri, whole genome shotgun sequence genomic window:
- the GPR75 gene encoding probable G-protein coupled receptor 75 gives MNLSDTMTDFADQIRYDYVNSTSVAHVGNGTLRDIQQIIHTATLVTCTFVLVIIFCLGSYGNLVVFLSFFDPAFRKFRTNFDFMILNLSFCDLFICCISAPMFAFVLFFDTGSNVPDAFCFTFHLTSSGFIIMSLKTVAVIALHRLRMVLGQQPNRTASFPCTLFLTVLLWTTSFTLATLATLRTRKSPICLPMYSLISSDGKVILYLYVIDFTFCVAVVSASYIMIAQTLRKNAQVRKCPIITVDATRPQPFIVPGVDGVQCTVPALYRNQNYNKLQHVQTHAYTKKLSQMPVPGSRLQLVSAVNLSTAKDSKAVVTCVVIVLSVLICCLPLGISLVQDVLTNSGSFVLYQFELCGFTLIFLKSGLNPFIYSRNSAGLRRRVLWCLQYVALGFLCCKQKTRLRAMGKGSLEVNRNKSSHHETNSAYMLSPKPQKKFVDQACGPSHSKDSVLSPKGSGGHQHYAQSTSTPIHTHIDPYYSIYNSSPSQEVSTPNSLQPVNSAFGFGKSYIAMHYHTSNDIMQECESISAKHIPVPSV, from the coding sequence ATGAATTTATCAGACACAATGACTGACTTTGCGGATCAGATACGTTACGACTATGTGAACAGCACGTCCGTGGCCCACGTGGGCAACGGGACACTGCGAGACATCCAGCAGATCATCCACACGGCCACGCTGGTCACCTGCACGTTTGTCCTGGTCATCATCTTCTGCCTGGGATCCTACGGGAACTTGGTGGTCTTCTTATCCTTCTTTGACCCGGCCTTTAGGAAATTTAGGACGAACTTTGACTTTATGATCCTGAACTTGTCCTTCTGTGACCTTTTCATTTGTTGCATCTCCGCCCCCATGTTtgcctttgttttgttttttgatacCGGCAGCAATGTCCCCGACGCGTTCTGCTTCACCTTTCACCTCACCAGTTCCGGGTTTATCATCATGTCCTTAAAAACTGTAGCGGTGATTGCCCTTCACCGACTAAGGATGGTGCTTGGACAACAGCCGAATCGGACAGCCTCCTTCCCCTGCACTTTATTCCTCACGGTGCTCCTTTGGACAACAAGCTTTACCCTCGCCACCCTAGCCACACTAAGGACACGAAAGTCACCTATATGCTTACCCATGTACAGCCTGATCAGTAGCGATGGCAAAGTCATCCTGTACTTGTATGTCATAGACTTCACTTTCTGTGTGGCAGTTGTGTCGGCATCTTACATCATGATCGCCCAAACGCTGAGGAAGAACGCCCAAGTGAGGAAATGTCCAATCATCACAGTGGATGCAACCAGACCACAACCGTTTATTGTGCCTGGAGTGGATGGGGTACAGTGCACCGTTCCTGCTTTGTACAGGAACCAGAACTACAACAAACTTCAACACGTTCAGACTCACGCCTACACCAAAAAACTGAGCCAAATGCCCGTTCCAGGGAGCAGACTACAGCTTGTGTCCGCGGTCAACCTGTCCACCGCAAAGGATTCCAAAGCGGTAGTGACTTGTGTGGTCATTGTCCTCTCTGTGCTCATCTGCTGCCTCCCATTAGGGATCTCTCTGGTCCAAGACGTTCTGACGAATAGCGGCAGTTTCGTCTTGTACCAGTTTGAGCTGTGTGGATTCACTCTGATCTTTCTAAAGTCCGgcctaaacccctttatctactCCCGCAACAGTGCCGGCCTGCGGAGGAGGGTTCTCTGGTGTCTGCAGTATGTTGCCCTGGGATTCTTATGCTGCAAGCAGAAAACCAGGCTACGCGCCATGGGCAAAGGCAGCCTGGAGGTCAACCGGAACAAGTCCTCGCACCACGAGACCAACTCTGCGTACATGTTGTCTCCAAAGCCACAGAAAAAGTTTGTGGACCAAGCTTGCGGCCCGAGCCATTCTAAAGACAGCGTGCTGAGTCCGAAAGGCTCTGGGGGGCATCAGCATTATGCCCAAAGCACTTCCACCCCCATCCATACCCACATCGATCCCTACTATAGCATCTATAATAGCAGCCCCTCCCAGGAAGTCAGCACCCCCAATAGCCTGCAGCCGGTAAACTccgccttcggctttggcaagtcaTATATTGCCATGCATTACCACACCAGTAATGATATCATGCAAGAGTGTGAGAGTATTTCTGCCAAGCATATCCCCGTGCCATCTGTCTGA